The segment CGCGATCCCACAGGTGATCGCCAACGCCCGCAAGCAGTTCGCCCACCTCGACGTGCTCGTGAACTGCGCCGGCATCATCCGCCGCGAGGACTTCACCAAGTTCTCCGAGAAAGACTGGGACGACGTCATGGGCATCAACATCGACGCCGTGTTTTTCCTCTCGCAGGCGTTCGTGCGCGACGCGATCGAGCGCAACGCGCCGGCGAAGATCATCAACATCGCCTCGATGCTGTCGTTCCAAGGCGGTATCCGCGTCCCCTCCTACACGGCGTCGAAGAGCGCGGTGCAGGGACTCACGCGGCTGATGGCGAATGAACTCGCCGCGAAGGGCATCAACGTGAACGCGATCGCGCCCGGCTACATGGCCACCGACAACACCGCGCCGCTGCGCGCCGACGAGAAACGCAGCGCGGCGATTCTCGAGCGCATTCCGGCCGCCCGCTGGGGCACGCCCGACGACCTCAAGGGCACGGCGGTCTTCCTCGCCTCCTCCGCCTCGGACTACGTCAACGGCTACACGATCGCCGTCGACGGTGGCTGGCTGGCCCGGTAAGCCCCCGGCGAACGACCAGCTTCTCTCGAGCCCGGCGTCTCCGCCGGGCTCTTCGTTTTGGGCGACGATGAGAGCGTCGCGGATGCGGCCGCGTGTTGACGCGCTCCGCCCATGGGCAATCGTGAAGGCTCTCGCCCCCATGAAAACACCCCGAGTCTTCACCGCGTTCCTTGCCGGCCTCGCGGCCGCCACGACGGTTCTGGCCGCCGACAAGGTCACCCTCACCGTGAGCCACGATCTCTCGATCGCGCGGCCGGCGGAAACCATCACCGTACCGTGGTCAAAGATTGCCGAAGCGCTGCCCGGCGCGCTCCTGCAGAAAATCCAAGTGACGGATGCCGCCGGCCGGGTGCTTCCCTATCAGGTCACCAACGTCGCCCCGCAGGCCAAGGACCCGAAGGGCGTTGGCATCGCCTACGGCGAACTGATCTTCCAGCACGACTTCGCCGCCGGCGAGCAGTCGGCGACGTTCACCGTCGAGAAGATCGAAGGCGTCGCACCGGTGTTTCCGTCAAAAGCCTTCGCGCGCTACGTGCCCGAGCGGCTCGACGACTTCGGTTGGGAAAACGACAAGATCGGCCACCGCACCTACGGCCCCGCGCTCGCTGCGCCGGCCGAGGGCAGCGGCAAGGAGGTCCTCGTCACCTCCGGCCTCGACATCTGGTGCAAGCGCGTCCCCTACCTCATCGTCGACCGCTGGTACAACAA is part of the Opitutus terrae PB90-1 genome and harbors:
- the kduD gene encoding 2-dehydro-3-deoxy-D-gluconate 5-dehydrogenase KduD — encoded protein: MSSILEKFSLNGKVAVVTGAARGLGQGMALALAEAGADIVAVDILPADDTKKQVEALGRKAITLAANLGDRAAIPQVIANARKQFAHLDVLVNCAGIIRREDFTKFSEKDWDDVMGINIDAVFFLSQAFVRDAIERNAPAKIINIASMLSFQGGIRVPSYTASKSAVQGLTRLMANELAAKGINVNAIAPGYMATDNTAPLRADEKRSAAILERIPAARWGTPDDLKGTAVFLASSASDYVNGYTIAVDGGWLAR